A portion of the Adhaeribacter radiodurans genome contains these proteins:
- a CDS encoding LamG-like jellyroll fold domain-containing protein: MSKSILYITFCFLFAHWQQGWAHILLNSTTTTLFTSTFTPPKKTDTAPHNIFDRNIHLEGISEKTAFPEKITLSPFGIIYNQAYSSSNNFALIPTKANETPEITTQPVSVTINSDENASFTVVASGDPLSYQWQVDTGNGTFANITNNEVYSGATTATLTITSAPYSMNNYTYRVQISDGEVVTSDNAVLTITKRVPVITQPKITIPAIAEDLAKEQNLGAEISSLLAGAVSSPEGLEIGIAVTGRDVTNGTWEFFQNNTWYTFDLSNTPADANALLLPPTAKIRFVPTANFNGTASFTFRAWDQSAGTAYSVADITTGDTTAYSAASGTATITVSAVNDEPVITSSIRVNGLNFDGTKGYVSIPELNLEGDYTIEAWVNVAQHQTWARVADLGNGPNQDNILATFNTAQHLEMQTFIGGNQGSSLAANSAFPTGVWKHVAVVNNGAGTGTLYIDGLLVGSGNQNVPRDAVRALNYLAKSNWANDAYFNGKMREVRIWDVARTQTQIQESKDLQLAGNEEGLEVYYKFAEGTGTTLTDATTNGKNGTIHEGATWAVEAFPVTSVTTPEDTEHMITGVQVSDPDAGSEKITLTLNVANGIIKIKNDVSNGIAAGDITTNNSNAVTINAPLAAINETLAKNGLIYAPNANYSGTDNLVLTLNDNGLAGAGGSKISSLTITVIVEPINDIPVITSTPISSASEGNNYAYTLTATDADVTDKLIFSAPILPGWLSFNAATGVLSGIPKQTDAGTHPVTLRVTDGKITLDQTFTITVGLLPLAPVIVGVTEDTGNNTDGITADNSLILRGTAQSEVTVKIVATGLGDMGTTTSDGAGNWAFTFANVLPDGVYSFTANAINAANQDGPFSAPFRVEIDTKAPETTILSAPLANSSSTAAIFDFASSEAESGFEVSLDNAAYVTSTNRLTLTSLAEGTHELKVRALDKAGNIDVTPASHTWTIDLNAPTVTISTTAPTPINVPFEVTITFSEEVNNFDATDLTLKNATATAFTAVSKQIYTAVIAPIADGEVTVNVAAAVAQDGSNSGNVASNELKIIFDATKPTGYAVSFEQPQIDVTNQGNITLKITGAEIGTTYFYTITGENSGTPVTGTGLVEQAQFDITALNLTELPNGPVTVSLYLVDAAGNQGETITNQIIKNTKDVVAIKQSDNIRVPLGTPFQQLPLPVTLEVTYSSGEKEEVPVTWQPGSYNPDATGQYELTGILTLSSGTTNLNNIPAKIIVSVESNQVPTAITLSNTTFSPNVTPSDAIGKLETADADDTQFTYTLVTGQGDTHNGLFNIVGDQLFLKSNAGLSGQTQFTIRVKSTDSFNNSIEQSFTLTKAAYPITADQLKIVNAFSPNGDGINDEWTIPELKFYNQVQIEVFDRSGVRLFYTTDPEKGWNGQNANGKVLPGSYLFIIQVADINLTKKGVVTVLKK, from the coding sequence ATGAGCAAAAGTATACTATATATTACCTTCTGTTTTCTGTTTGCCCATTGGCAACAGGGTTGGGCACATATATTATTAAATTCAACTACTACCACACTTTTTACTTCTACTTTTACCCCACCCAAAAAGACTGACACAGCGCCCCACAATATTTTCGATAGAAATATTCATTTAGAAGGAATCTCCGAAAAAACAGCATTTCCGGAAAAAATAACTTTATCACCTTTCGGCATTATATATAATCAAGCCTACAGTAGCAGTAATAATTTTGCTCTTATCCCAACTAAGGCGAATGAAACTCCTGAAATTACTACTCAGCCCGTATCGGTTACAATAAATAGCGATGAAAATGCCAGCTTTACCGTTGTTGCTTCCGGCGATCCATTATCTTACCAATGGCAGGTAGATACCGGCAATGGTACATTTGCTAACATAACGAACAATGAAGTTTATAGCGGTGCTACTACGGCCACCCTTACCATTACCAGTGCTCCGTATTCGATGAACAACTACACTTACCGGGTACAAATTAGCGATGGGGAGGTGGTTACTTCCGACAACGCAGTATTAACTATAACTAAACGCGTTCCCGTTATTACCCAACCCAAAATTACAATTCCGGCCATTGCCGAAGATTTAGCAAAAGAGCAAAATTTAGGGGCGGAAATTTCTAGTTTACTAGCTGGTGCCGTTTCTTCGCCGGAGGGTTTGGAAATAGGTATTGCCGTTACCGGAAGGGATGTTACCAATGGAACCTGGGAATTTTTTCAGAATAATACCTGGTATACTTTTGATTTAAGTAATACTCCTGCCGATGCTAACGCCTTGTTGTTGCCGCCGACTGCTAAAATCCGGTTTGTGCCGACCGCTAATTTTAACGGAACCGCTTCCTTCACTTTTCGAGCCTGGGATCAAAGTGCTGGTACTGCCTATTCCGTAGCGGATATTACTACTGGAGACACTACGGCCTATAGTGCTGCCTCAGGCACTGCTACTATTACAGTATCCGCCGTTAATGATGAGCCGGTAATTACTAGTTCAATAAGAGTAAACGGGCTGAACTTTGATGGTACTAAAGGGTATGTATCTATTCCGGAGTTAAATTTAGAAGGCGATTATACTATTGAAGCCTGGGTGAATGTAGCCCAACATCAAACTTGGGCGCGTGTTGCTGATTTAGGTAATGGGCCCAATCAGGATAATATTCTAGCTACCTTTAATACTGCTCAGCATTTGGAAATGCAAACGTTTATTGGCGGCAATCAGGGTAGTTCTTTGGCTGCGAATTCCGCTTTCCCGACCGGGGTTTGGAAACACGTAGCTGTTGTGAATAACGGAGCTGGTACCGGTACTTTGTATATCGATGGCTTGTTGGTAGGTTCCGGTAACCAGAATGTGCCTCGGGATGCAGTTCGGGCGCTTAATTATTTAGCTAAAAGTAACTGGGCCAATGATGCTTATTTTAACGGTAAAATGCGCGAAGTACGAATCTGGGATGTAGCGCGTACGCAAACTCAGATTCAGGAGAGTAAAGACCTGCAATTGGCGGGCAATGAAGAAGGTTTAGAAGTGTACTATAAATTTGCCGAAGGTACCGGTACTACGCTAACAGATGCTACTACTAATGGTAAAAATGGTACTATTCACGAAGGAGCCACCTGGGCAGTAGAGGCTTTCCCGGTAACATCCGTTACTACTCCCGAAGATACGGAGCATATGATTACCGGAGTACAAGTTTCTGACCCTGATGCTGGTTCCGAAAAAATAACCTTAACGCTTAACGTTGCCAATGGAATAATAAAAATTAAGAATGACGTAAGTAATGGCATAGCGGCCGGCGATATTACCACTAACAATTCAAACGCAGTTACTATTAATGCACCTCTGGCAGCTATAAACGAAACCTTAGCCAAGAATGGGTTAATTTATGCTCCCAATGCCAATTATAGCGGAACGGATAATCTTGTTCTTACCCTTAACGATAATGGCTTAGCCGGGGCAGGCGGAAGTAAGATTAGTTCGCTTACTATTACTGTAATTGTAGAGCCAATTAATGATATTCCGGTTATAACCTCTACACCGATTAGCTCTGCTTCTGAGGGCAACAACTATGCGTATACTTTAACCGCTACCGATGCGGATGTTACAGATAAGTTGATTTTCTCGGCTCCTATTCTACCCGGATGGTTAAGCTTTAATGCTGCTACAGGTGTTTTAAGCGGCATTCCGAAACAAACCGATGCGGGTACGCACCCGGTTACTTTGCGGGTAACCGATGGTAAGATTACTTTAGATCAAACCTTTACTATTACGGTAGGTTTATTGCCGCTTGCTCCGGTTATTGTGGGAGTTACAGAAGATACCGGTAATAACACGGATGGTATTACCGCTGATAATTCCTTAATTCTTAGGGGTACTGCTCAGTCTGAAGTAACCGTAAAAATAGTAGCAACAGGACTCGGCGACATGGGCACCACTACCAGCGATGGAGCCGGCAACTGGGCTTTTACTTTTGCTAATGTTTTACCTGATGGTGTTTACTCCTTCACTGCAAACGCTATTAATGCTGCTAACCAAGATGGGCCGTTTAGCGCTCCTTTTCGCGTAGAAATAGATACAAAAGCGCCGGAAACTACTATTTTATCTGCTCCTTTAGCTAACTCGAGCAGTACGGCAGCCATCTTTGATTTTGCCAGTAGTGAGGCAGAATCTGGATTTGAAGTAAGCTTGGATAATGCTGCTTACGTAACATCTACTAATCGATTAACTTTAACTAGCCTGGCGGAAGGAACCCACGAATTAAAGGTGCGTGCCCTGGATAAAGCCGGAAATATAGATGTTACTCCAGCTAGTCATACCTGGACGATAGATTTAAATGCGCCAACAGTAACTATTTCTACCACCGCGCCAACGCCTATTAATGTTCCTTTTGAAGTAACTATAACTTTTAGCGAAGAGGTTAATAACTTCGACGCAACGGACCTTACTTTAAAAAATGCCACTGCGACTGCTTTTACTGCGGTAAGTAAGCAAATTTACACGGCAGTTATCGCCCCCATAGCCGACGGTGAAGTAACAGTAAACGTTGCCGCAGCCGTAGCGCAGGATGGATCTAATTCTGGTAATGTAGCTTCTAATGAACTGAAAATTATTTTTGATGCTACCAAACCAACTGGTTACGCAGTAAGTTTTGAACAACCGCAAATAGATGTTACGAATCAGGGAAACATTACTTTAAAAATAACCGGAGCGGAAATAGGTACTACTTATTTTTATACCATAACCGGCGAAAACAGTGGTACCCCAGTTACCGGCACCGGACTAGTGGAACAAGCGCAATTTGATATTACTGCTTTAAATCTGACTGAACTGCCTAATGGCCCGGTTACAGTTTCGCTTTATTTGGTTGATGCGGCCGGTAATCAAGGTGAAACAATTACAAACCAGATTATCAAGAATACGAAAGATGTTGTTGCCATTAAACAATCGGATAATATAAGAGTGCCCCTCGGTACACCTTTTCAACAATTACCCCTGCCGGTTACCTTAGAAGTTACGTATTCTTCCGGGGAGAAAGAAGAAGTTCCGGTAACTTGGCAACCAGGTTCTTATAATCCGGATGCTACCGGGCAATACGAATTAACTGGTATTCTTACGTTAAGCTCCGGTACTACCAACCTGAATAATATACCGGCCAAAATAATTGTATCCGTAGAATCTAATCAAGTTCCTACAGCTATTACTCTAAGCAATACTACTTTCAGTCCCAACGTAACGCCTTCCGACGCAATTGGGAAATTAGAAACCGCCGATGCCGACGATACGCAATTTACGTACACGTTAGTTACCGGTCAGGGAGATACCCATAACGGGTTATTTAATATAGTGGGAGACCAGTTATTTCTGAAATCAAATGCAGGCTTATCGGGGCAAACTCAATTTACTATTCGGGTAAAATCTACCGATTCGTTTAATAATAGCATCGAGCAAAGTTTTACCTTAACCAAAGCCGCCTACCCAATAACGGCTGACCAACTTAAAATAGTAAATGCTTTCTCGCCCAACGGCGATGGCATAAACGATGAGTGGACTATACCCGAGCTTAAATTTTACAACCAGGTTCAGATTGAAGTATTCGACCGGTCTGGGGTGCGGCTTTTTTACACCACTGATCCGGAAAAAGGTTGGAATGGCCAAAATGCAAACGGAAAGGTTTTACCCGGTTCTTACTTGTTTATTATTCAAGTGGCAGATATTAACCTGACGAAAAAGGGAGTGGTAACGGTCCTTAAAAAGTAA
- a CDS encoding PorP/SprF family type IX secretion system membrane protein produces the protein MRKYLFFIFLVTIAGEIQAQSRKHLASFSQVQHYFNPALTGLNGSQLKGIYRDQWTGFEDAPRTLFFSTEFDLADVGAWSRSKRPGVLQEERPDPYLGAKDGLGVTLLHDSFGPYRENQLLLGYSRQVYLSEKLTLRAGVAATYNNIFLDYLRLTLDQSNDPELQNLIEADNNEINKIDVNVGVALAGQNFYVGYALQDAAEGKLTSNKNYFTNTFPRQHIVQAGYRQGFSEQFGLTVNGLFRYDPKLKETIEGQVKGVFQNTFWAGVGYRSNLAYTFTGGFRLKQIFLNYTYESVTQDARRLNASSNEIAITYNLVPLPFKNLGKKMLVW, from the coding sequence ATGAGAAAATATTTATTCTTTATCTTTTTAGTAACTATAGCCGGAGAAATTCAGGCGCAAAGCAGAAAACATCTGGCCAGTTTTTCGCAAGTGCAGCATTATTTTAACCCCGCTTTAACCGGACTAAACGGCTCTCAGCTTAAAGGTATTTACCGCGACCAGTGGACTGGTTTTGAAGATGCGCCGCGTACTTTGTTCTTTTCGACTGAGTTTGATTTGGCGGATGTAGGTGCCTGGAGCCGCAGCAAACGGCCCGGAGTGTTGCAGGAAGAAAGACCTGATCCGTATCTGGGCGCTAAAGATGGGCTAGGAGTTACTTTATTGCACGATTCTTTTGGCCCGTACCGCGAAAATCAATTGTTATTAGGTTACAGCAGGCAGGTATACCTTTCCGAAAAATTAACTCTGCGGGCCGGCGTTGCAGCTACGTACAATAACATTTTTCTGGATTACCTGCGACTTACTTTAGACCAGAGCAACGATCCGGAATTGCAGAATTTAATTGAAGCAGATAATAATGAAATTAATAAAATAGACGTAAATGTTGGAGTGGCTTTAGCTGGCCAGAACTTTTATGTGGGATATGCTTTGCAGGATGCCGCCGAAGGTAAACTAACTTCTAACAAAAACTACTTTACGAATACTTTTCCGCGACAGCATATTGTGCAGGCGGGTTACCGGCAAGGCTTTTCCGAACAATTTGGGTTAACGGTAAACGGCCTTTTCCGCTACGATCCTAAGCTAAAAGAGACTATAGAAGGCCAGGTGAAAGGAGTGTTTCAAAATACTTTTTGGGCAGGAGTGGGTTACCGCTCTAATCTGGCTTATACTTTTACGGGTGGTTTCCGGTTAAAACAAATCTTTTTAAACTACACCTACGAATCTGTAACACAAGATGCCCGACGTTTAAACGCCAGCAGCAACGAAATTGCTATAACCTATAACCTGGTACCCCTTCCATTTAAAAATTTAGGTAAAAAAATGTTGGTCTGGTAA